In Castanea sativa cultivar Marrone di Chiusa Pesio chromosome 6, ASM4071231v1, a single window of DNA contains:
- the LOC142640638 gene encoding disease resistance protein RPM1-like, with protein sequence MAETVVSSLIDKLVPLLTQEAKLLQGIHGEVADIKYELESIQSFLKDADARAAAEEDMSEGVKTWVKQVTEVAFRIDVAIDQYLLQVAQHGPLRRGFTGFVHKTTHSLKTLKPRHKIASEIQEIKASVQKIKERNERYDFQSTGQGSSSGARNVRWQDPRMASLFLEDVDVVGIESPKDELLGWLIKGDPYRTVVSVVGMGGLGKTTLAKKVYDHHMMREHFDCHAWISVSQSYNMMDLVRSMVKQFCEARNEFPPEGIDSTDKMSLISKAREYLQEKRYVVVFDDVWEIDFWGEIEHALPDNTKGPRILITTRKLDVANFCKKSSRVKVHNLQPLPPNKAWELFCKRAFQFELGGHCPPILEKLSHDILEKCKGLPLAIVAIGGLLSTKDKTLFEWQKLHDSLGSGLGINPHLAGVSKILFLSFEDLPYNLKSCFLYLGMFPEDYSIGCGKLIRQWIAEGFVKAKEGRTFEEVAQEYLTELIHRSLVQVLEVNFDGNVRQCRVHDLFREIILQKMKDLSFCHVLSKQESHFKGLTRRMSVDGVSYNVLKGFEDAHIHSLLFFNINEFPISFMSKFLQNFKLAKVLDFENTPLDHLPEEVGNLFHLRYLNLNNTKVKTLPNSIGKLQNLENLLMFQTAIQEIPVTINMLHKLRCLKVRYFDAEMEMSLNIIRGVKLHWSIGCLKALTELQNVDANYGGVKLIEELGKLSQLTNLGLVNLTRETGRALCVSIENMNGLKDLFVSSINEDEVIDLQPISSPPKCLQFLRIQGRLAKLPTWISELQHLVSLKIYWTRLSDDLLKAFQNLPNLAELRLGMKAYNGEQLQIGKGGFSKLKVLCLGDLPELNSLNIEKEACPLLEKLAFGACPQLKEVPSGFQHLKNLKELEITEMPTEFEKSLDPEQGSHYWIIQHVPSILLQHKVRKGYYGYEYRNLRSKDLERSRGQTINQDDDNKNNISGDDISASVEKGKQVISTQ encoded by the exons ATGGCGGAGACGGTAGTATCCTCTCTTATTGACAAGCTGGTTCCCTTGCTGACCCAAGAAGCAAAGTTGTTACAAGGCATTCATGGAGAAGTTGCTGACATCAAATATGAATTGGAGAGCATTCAGTCCTTCCTCAAGGATGCAGATGCAAGGGCGGCAGCAGAAGAAGACATGAGCGAGGGTGTCAAAACATGGGTGAAACAAGTAACTGAAGTCGCTTTCCGCATAGACGTTGCCATCGACCAATACTTGCTTCAGGTGGCACAACATGGTCCTCTTCGGCGTGGTTTTACAGGATTTGTCCATAAAACAACTCACTCACTCAAAACATTAAAACCCCGCCATAAGATAGCAAGTGAGATTCAAGAGATCAAAGCATCAGTGCAGAAAATcaaggaaagaaatgaaagatACGACTTCCAATCCACTGGTCAAGGATCAAGCAGCGGTGCTCGAAATGTTAGGTGGCAAGACCCCCGAATGGCTTCTCTGTTTCTTGAAGATGTTGACGTTGTGGGCATTGAATCTCCTAAAGATGAATTACTCGGTTGGCTCATAAAAGGAGACCCTTACCGTACTGTAGTTTCGGTGGTGGGAATGGGGGGACTGGGCAAGACCACTCTTGCCAAGAAAGTCTACGATCACCATATGATGAGAGAACACTTTGATTGTCATGCTTGGATTTCAGTATCTCAGTCATACAACATGATGGATCTAGTAAGGAGCATGGTAAAGCAATTTTGCGAGGCAAGAAATGAGTTTCCTCCTGAGGGAATTGACTCAACAGACAAGATGTCACTGATTAGCAAAGCAAGAGAATATTTACAAGAAAAAAGGTATGTAGTTGTATTTGATGATGTTTGGGAAATTGATTTTTGGGGGGAGATAGAACATGCTTTACCTGATAATACAAAAGGTCCAAGGATATTAATCACAACACGGAAGTTGGATGTTGCtaatttttgcaaaaaatcCTCACGTGTTAAAGTTCACAACTTGCAACCACTACCACCTAATAAGGCATGGGAGCTCTTTTGCAAAAGGGCATTCCAATTTGAACTTGGAGGACACTGTCCCCCAATATTGGAGAAATTGTCTCATGACATTCTTGAGAAGTGCAAAGGATTACCGCTTGCCATTGTTGCTATAGGCGGCCTTTTGTCAACCAAGGACAAAACTCTCTTTGAATGGCAAAAGTTGCACGATAGCCTTGGCTCTGGGTTAGGAATAAATCCTCATCTTGCAGGTGTTAGTAAAATTCTATTCCTAAGTTTTGAAGACCTGCCTTACAACCTCAAATCTTGCTTCTTATACCTTGGTATGTTTCCAGAGGACTATTCTATTGGCTGCGGAAAATTGATTCGACAATGGATAGCTGAAGGTTTTGTGAAAGCAAAGGAGGGTAGAACATTTGAGGAGGTTGCACAAGAATACTTGACTGAATTAATCCATAGAAGCTTGGTTCAAGTATTAGAGGTCAATTTTGATGGAAATGTTAGACAATGCCGAGTCCATGATCTTTTTCGTGAGATCATCCTTCAAAAGATGAAAGATTTGAGTTTTTGTCATGTTTTGTCAAAACAAGAGTCACACTTTAAAGGACTAACTCGACGTATGTCGGTAGATGGAGTTTCATATAATGTATTGAAAGGATTTGAGGACGCTCACATTCATtctcttttattcttcaatATTAATGAATTTCCAATATCCTTCATGAgtaaatttcttcaaaatttcaagcTTGCGAAAGTATTGGATTTTGAAAATACTCCACTAGATCATCTTCCCGAAGAGGTGGGAAATTTATTTCACTTAAGGTATTTAAACTTGAATAATACAAAAGTGAAGACACTCCCAAACTCCATCGGAAAGTTGCAGAATCTAGAGAATTTGTTAATGTTCCAAACCGCAATACAGGAGATACCAGTTACAATCAACATGCTTCATAAGCTACGTTGTCTTAAAGTCCGCTATTTTGATGCCGAGATGGAAATGAGTCTTAATATTATAAGAGGTGTTAAATTACATTGGAGCATTGGATGCTTAAAGGCACTGACAGAGCTACAAAACGTGGACGCAAATTATGGAGGGGTCAAATTGATTGAAGAGTTGGGGAAGTTGAGTCAATTGACGAATCTTGGCTTGGTAAACCTAACTAGGGAAACTGGGAGGGCTTTGTGTGTCTCTATTGAGAACATGAACGGCTTAAAAGATCTATTTGTAAGTTCGATCAACGAAGATGAGGTCATCGATTTACAGCCCATTTCAtctcctcctaaatgtcttcaATTCCTCCGCATACAAGGGCGTTTAGCCAAATTGCCTACCTGGATTTCAGAACTTCAACACCTAGTCTCATTAAAGATTTATTGGACAAGGTTGAGCGATGATCTACTCAAAGCATTTCAAAATCTACCTAATCTAGCGGAGCTCAGGCTAGGAATGAAAGCATACAATGGAGAGCAGTTGCAAATTGGGAAAGGAGGATTTTCTAAACTGAAGGTGCTATGTCTCGGAGATCTTCCTGAATTGAATTCATTGAATATAGAAAAAGAAGCGTGCCCCCTTCTTGAAAAATTGGCTTTTGGGGCTTGTCCACAACTGAAGGAGGTACCGTCTGGTTTCCAACACCTCAAAAACCTTAAAGAACTGGAGATTACAGAAATGCCCACAGAATTCGAAAAAAGTTTGGATCCAGAGCAAGGGTCACATTATTGGATCATTCAGCATGTACCATCCATCTTACTCCAACACAAGGTTCGCAAAGGTTACTATGGCTATGAGTATCGCAATCTCCGTTCTAAGGATTTGGAGAGGTCAAGAGGTCAAACAATCAACCAAGATGatgacaacaaaaacaatattaGTGGCGATGACATCAGCGCTTCAGTTGAGAAAG GTAAGCAAGTAATTTCTACGCAGTGA